The DNA region tatttatagttttgGTAGTATCTATTCTCTCGATCGAATTGTTCATAGTTATGGTAGTATATGTTTTATAGCTTCACAATCTCTCTATTCTAtgattttgtaatattttttaaattaaaaaatacaattttaatgaCGCAATTATCACTTTGATCCCTAAGAAGTCCACGCCTTCTACTATGGGTGATTTGCGTCCAATCGCTTTGTGCAACGTAACCTACAAGATTGATGTTAGCCAATAGATTGAAAGGGGTTCTGGAAAAGGTGATCTCCTCTTCTCAAAGTGCCTTCTTGCCAGGGCGACTCATTACGGACAATGTGCTTATTGCCTCGGAGGTAATTCATTATTTGAACGGTAAGAGGGATGGTAGAGACGGTTGGTGTGCTCTGAAACTCGACATAGTCAAGGCGTATGATAAAATGGAGTGGCCCTTTTTTGATTACTATCATGAGTCGCATGGGTTTTGCTCAACAATGGATCGATTTAATCCTCGGGTGTGTTACTTCAGTTCGTTATAAGGTGGGAGTTAATGGTGACCTTACCGACTTCATTATTCCTTCGTGTGGTCTAAGACAGGGGACCCCTTATCTCCCTATCTATTTATTTTATGCGCTCATTTGGTGACAAAAGCTACTCGTCAAGGAACGATTACACCATGTACTGTGGCTAGGGGAGCTCCCGCGGTTTCACACTTGGTTTTTTGCGGATGAAAGCTAAGGTGGGAGAGGCTGAGGCAGTAAAAGGTTGTCTTTCTACCTATGAACAGATGTCGGGGCAGTCTGTGAACTACAACAAGTCTTGAAATACGGATATTGTTGCAAGAAATACTGTGGCGGATGTATTTAATGTCACTCAGGCTACTATACTAATATTGGAAAATACCTTGGTTTGCCTATGGGTGTAGGGCGAAACAAGAGAGCAGTTTTTGGGTTCATTGAAGCCAAACTTAGTCACCGGTTGAGTGGTTGGCACAAGAAGATCTTATCCCGTGCCGGAAAAGATGGACAAGCGCTACCTACTTGTTGCATGAGTATTTACCTTCTGTAGGTGGTCGACTTGAGAGAATAATGAACAAGTTCTGGTGGGAGAGCAGTGGGCGGAGAGGTGGAGGAATTCGTTGGATGTCTTGGGAGAGGATATGTGCTCCCCTCCTAAAATGAATGGAGGGTTGGGCTTTAAGGCTCTAAACAGATTTAATAATATTGCTCTTCTTGCCAAGCCTTCTTCTTTGGTTGCGCAGATTTTCAAAGCTAGCTATTGTTGGCGGTCTATTCTTGCCGGCCAAGATGTACTCCGGAAAGGCTGTTTTCGTAGGATTGGTAACGGGAAGACTACGAATATATGGCAGCACCCTTGGTTGCCTACTGACGCTGATCCTTACATTCAAACACCAGTTCTTCATCATGATAGAAATTTGAAGGTTAGTGCATTAATCAATGTTGCGACTCAGACTTGGGATATTGATCGACTGCATGAATTATTCCAGACCAGAGATATTGAGCTTATTCTCAAAATCCCAGTATGATGATCAGTGGTACGGTGTTGGAAGAATGATGTTCGGGGCCTATACTCTGTTAAGCACGGATACCGTTTATTATCCGGACTTCCTGTGAACACAGTGTGGCGTGCTATTTAATTGGAATATGAAGATTCCCCCAAGTATTCAAAATTTCTTATCCCAACGTTGGTGACATTAGCTTCTCCACATGTGGATGTAGAAGTTGCCTGCCCTCTCTGCAATCAATACCAAGAGTCTATAAAGCATTTAATGTGTGAATGCATGCATGTGATTCCTCTTTGGCAAAGTCAAGTTGGCATCTCTTTACCGGACACTACTGTCGTAGATTTTGGAGATTGGCTTTCTGGTTGTTTGATTAATGGTGATGTCACGACCAAACTTCTTTGTGCTGCAAGTTTATGGTGTATTTGGCGTACGTGAACGAAATGAGCTTGTGTGGAATCAGAAACCTTGGCATGTTCAGTGCATGAGATTGCAGTTCCTGATGATGGGGTTGCTGTATATGTGGATGCGGCAGTGTTCTTAGAATCTGGAGAAGCTAGCTTTGGTGTGGTAATTAAGGACAAAAATGATGGTTATGTAGCAGCCAAGAATGGTCCCATTCCATGCGTAATTGATGCTCATTTAGCTGAGGCTGTTGCTATTCTCTTGGGTTAAAGATAGAGGTTTTAGCAAGGTGGTGATATGTTCTGATTGTGCACCTTACTCAACAACTCCTTCCCGGATTTATCATTTGCAGGTTGTGTCATTAATGAATGTCGCAAATACAAACGACATTTCGATTCAGTGTCTATTCAGTTTATTTCGAGATCAGTGAATAAGTCTGCCCATGCTTTAGCAAGGGCGGCTCGTTCTCAGTCTGGTCCCTCTGTTTGGTTATTTTCAATTCCTTCTTGTATTGAGCGTTTGATTTAATGAAATTCtatgttttgtttttcaaaaaaaaataaaatacaattttatcTTGTGACTAcccatttaaaatgataatagtGATTTTATTAAACTACATTGTCTACATAGTAGTTGCGTTTTTCATTGTTttccaaattttaattttctttaatattttaacgTCAATATGAcaataaagaaaaacaaaaggcTAAGAAAGAGGGATAGGAAATTTAAGGCAAGAGGATAAAGTGTTTGAAAAAGTGGATCCGCTTCCGCTAGGGGAGAAGGTTAGGAATGGAGATAATCCGAGCAAGTTATGGCGGTTTCTGTAGCTCCAACGTCAGATTGCTTCAGCCGTCTGCTTTAACGTTCTCGAAGACCTCCCTCCCTACTTGTCATTCCCCATTTCGAAGAGTTCCGGCTACTTCACACTCAATTTCGTCTCTGAAGCCCACACTTGCTCGCCGGAAACCTACCGCTTGCGCACTTCTCGACGATAATGATCCCGGTGAGACCATCATCGTCCcaactttttcttattttttgtttggtttggtttcCTTCATGTCAACTGCTTGACAGTATTTCCACTTGAGTTTCCAGATTCCACGGCGGATGTCGCAAATGCTGATCTGTCGTTCGCGGTGAAGGTGAGACGATTCTCCGCCTGAAATAAATGGATGTGGAGCTCAATTGCTTACTGTTCTGTATAGTTTCGTTTATTTTGAAGAGCACTTTTTTAACTGTTCAGTTGTATTCAGAAGAGGGCGTTTGAGATATCCCCTGATTTGAAAGGAACTTGTATATTTCTTGTTGGTGAGCATTACTCTACTTTCAACGCCCTTTTTGTTCTCttcattttacttttaattttttttttgtctgtttACTTCATACTACTTTTGAGCGTATCTTATGAAGATTGTCTGTTTTGAAGGGATTAATAGCTCCATTAAATCCAACTTGGGGAAACTTCTTGCAGATGAATTGAAATACTATTATTTCGACaggtaattataatttatagcCAACCAGAGCTATTACACCTCCCTTTGTTTGATTATTAACCTGTGATAGGTTGGTGCAGTGATAGTGTAGTTGAAGATGCTGTAGGAGGAAAGGAGGCTGCTACATCATTTATACAGAGCGA from Ipomoea triloba cultivar NCNSP0323 chromosome 6, ASM357664v1 includes:
- the LOC116021962 gene encoding probable inactive shikimate kinase like 1, chloroplastic isoform X1; translation: MEIIRASYGGFCSSNVRLLQPSALTFSKTSLPTCHSPFRRVPATSHSISSLKPTLARRKPTACALLDDNDPDSTADVANADLSFAVKKRAFEISPDLKGTCIFLVGINSSIKSNLGKLLADELKYYYFDSDSVVEDAVGGKEAATSFIQSDKEGFQDTETEVLRQLSSMGRLVVSAGNAAVRNATNLALIRHGISIWIKVPLQFVVREVVDDKFQLPASYVSVSGSYSEVLAQLTAVYEETQDGYATADATVSLQKVASELDYDDIESVSTEELCLEVMKEIGKLMRKKKMMEEAARPF
- the LOC116021962 gene encoding probable inactive shikimate kinase like 1, chloroplastic isoform X2, whose product is MEIIRASYGGFCSSNVRLLQPSALTFSKTSLPTCHSPFRRVPATSHSISSLKPTLARRKPTACALLDDNDPDSTADVANADLSFAVKRAFEISPDLKGTCIFLVGINSSIKSNLGKLLADELKYYYFDSDSVVEDAVGGKEAATSFIQSDKEGFQDTETEVLRQLSSMGRLVVSAGNAAVRNATNLALIRHGISIWIKVPLQFVVREVVDDKFQLPASYVSVSGSYSEVLAQLTAVYEETQDGYATADATVSLQKVASELDYDDIESVSTEELCLEVMKEIGKLMRKKKMMEEAARPF